From Betta splendens chromosome 3, fBetSpl5.4, whole genome shotgun sequence, the proteins below share one genomic window:
- the skor1a gene encoding SKI family transcriptional corepressor 1a isoform X2 produces the protein MESMSGQLRDAGRDASSSPSLKQDAQSFSSSLKANQVSETSLYGVPIVSLVIDGKERLCLAQISNTLLKNYSYNEIHNRRVALGITCVQCTPVQLELLRRAGAMPISSRRCGMITKREAERLCKSFLGAHSPPKLPENFAFDVCHECAWGCRGSFIPARYNSSRAKCIKCTFCNMYFSPNKFIFHSHRTPESKYLQPDAANFNSWRRHLKLTEKKPSEDINHAWEDVKAMFNGGSRKRTLPMSSALSSPTKPQAPGRLAPSRSPELPHKAPRCDDAAGSNSGNVARGARSYPLIPVPSKGFGVLHKIPPPLFPHHPYGFPSYGLCHKKSDAAADAAKSAFWPGAKDSLYPAFSMFWPAAGGLPVPPYPGSPPALPPEPPGARQGELEPSDQSDRGSNPPKEPHLQQDSQSSLRSDEDKSGDETPQRKLNYVSAFRPVVKDAESIAKLYGNRDGYAVRPGYLSPDFISESSSYRSMSPDRDSVGDDEDDPDVDVESNRGQDEEESIRISPGRGHHDPPRLERVSEETQDVPRAAAAAAAAAPAPAAAPAPAPAPAPEDCAHPGSSDEDRHVHNGSPALEVYDKQRHVHLNEPPPLAAKQSSSRVMSSHHMAETQTNRNQDRQADGSLRIDISLHQRDLENVAKEELQKQLAEQVELRKKLEREFQHLKDNFQDQMKRELSYREEMVQQLHIVREAHDALHHFSCKMLSPRQCAGACSFKPPLLPP, from the exons ATGGAGTCGATGTCCGGGCAGCTTCGCGATGCGGGACGAGACGCCAGCTCCTCCCCGAGTTTAAAGCAGGACGCGCAGAGTTTTTCCAGCTCCCTTAAAGCGAACCAAGTGAGTGAGACCTCCCTGTACGGGGTGCCCATCGTCTCTCTGGTCATCGACGGGAAGGAGAGACTCTGCCTGGCGCAGATTTCCAACACGCTGCTCAAAAACTACAGCTACAACGAGATCCACAACCGCCGCGTCGCTCTGGGCATCACGTGCGTGCAGTGCACCCCCgtccagctggagctgctgcgccGCGCCGGGGCCATGCCCATCTCCTCCCGGCGCTGCGGCATGATCACCAAGCGGGAGGCCGAGCGGCTGTGCAAGTCGTTCCTGGGGGCGCACAGCCCCCCGAAGCTGCCGGAAAACTTCGCATTCGACGTGTGTCACGAGTGCGCGTGGGGCTGCAGAGGCAGCTTCATACCGGCCAGATACAACAGCTCGAGGGCGAAGTGCATCAAATGCACCTTCTGCAACATGTACTTCTCCCCCAACAAATTCATTTTCCACTCACATCGCACGCCAGAATCCAAATATCTGCAGCCCGACGCGGCCAACTTCAACTCGTGGAGACGCCACCTGAAACTGACCGAAAAGAAGCCGTCAGAGGACATAAACCACGCGTGGGAAGACGTGAAGGCCATGTTCAACGggggcagcaggaagaggactCTGCCCATGAGCTCGGCACTGTCCTCCCCCACGAAGCCACAGGCCCCGGGGCGGCTGGCCCCAAGCCGCTCCCCCGAGCTCCCGCACAAGGCCCCGCGGTGCGACGACGCTGCGGGGAGTAACAGCGGGAACGTGGCGAGGGGCGCGCGCAGCTACCCGCTCATCCCGGTGCCCAGCAAGGGCTTCGGCGTGCTGCACAAGATCCCCCCGCCCCTGTTCCCCCACCACCCCTACGGCTTCCCCAGCTACGGCCTCTGCCACAAGAAGAGCGACGCTGCGGCGGACGCGGCCAAGAGCGCGTTCTGGCCCGGCGCGAAGGACAGCCTCTACCCCGCCTTCTCCATGTTCTGGCCCGCGGCCGGCGGCCTCCCCGTGCCCCCGTACCCCGGCTCTCCACCCGCACTGCCCCCGGAGCCGCCGGGCGCCCGGCAGGGCGAGCTCGAGCCGTCGGACCAAAGTGACCGAGGCTCGAACCCTCCCAAGGAGCcgcacctgcagcaggactCCCAGTCCTCCCTGAGGAGCGACGAGGACAAGTCTGGGGACGAGACGCCTCAACGGAAATTAAACTACGTTTCGGCCTTCAGACCTGTGGTCAAAGACGCGGAGAGCATCGCCAAACTGTACGGCAACCGGGACGGCTACGCCGTGCGCCCCGGATACCTGTCCCCGGACTTTATCAGCGAGAGCTCCAGTTACAGGTCCATGTCACCGGACAGGGACAGCGTGGGGGACGACGAGGACGACCCGGACGTGGATGTGGAGTCAAACCGGGGACAAGACGAGGAGGAGTCGATCCGGATCTCCCCGGGGAGAGGGCACCATGACCCCCCTCGGCTGGAGCGGGTCTCTGAGGAGACGCAGGACGTGCccagagcagcggcagcggcagcggcagcggcaccggcaccggcagcggcaccggcaccggcaccggcgccCGCACCGGAGGACTGCGCGCACCCTGGGTCATCAGATGAGGACAGACACGTGCACAACGGCTCCCCTGCTCTCGAA GTGTACGACAAGCAGCGGCACGTGCACCTGAACGAGCCTCCGCCGCTCGCGGCCAAACAATCCAGCAGCAGAGTCATGA GTTCACATCACATGGCTGAGACACAGACGAACCGCAACCAGGACAGACAAG ccgATGGATCTTTACGCATCGACATCAGTCTGCACCAAAGGGACCTGGAGAACGTGGCTAAAG AAGAACTGCAGAAGCAACTTGCAGAACAAGTGGAACTGAGGAAAAAGCTGGAGCGAGAATTCCAGCATCTAAAAG ataATTTCCAGGATCAAATGAAGCGGGAGTTGTCctacagggaggagatggttcagcagctgcacatTGTCCGAG AAGCTCACGACGCTCTTCACCATTTCTCCTGCAAGATGCTGAGCCCTCGTCAGTGTGCCGGCGCCTGCAGCTTCAAGCCGCCCCTGCTGCCTCCGTAG
- the skor1a gene encoding SKI family transcriptional corepressor 1a isoform X3 → MESMSGQLRDAGRDASSSPSLKQDAQSFSSSLKANQVSETSLYGVPIVSLVIDGKERLCLAQISNTLLKNYSYNEIHNRRVALGITCVQCTPVQLELLRRAGAMPISSRRCGMITKREAERLCKSFLGAHSPPKLPENFAFDVCHECAWGCRGSFIPARYNSSRAKCIKCTFCNMYFSPNKFIFHSHRTPESKYLQPDAANFNSWRRHLKLTEKKPSEDINHAWEDVKAMFNGGSRKRTLPMSSALSSPTKPQAPGRLAPSRSPELPHKAPRCDDAAGSNSGNVARGARSYPLIPVPSKGFGVLHKIPPPLFPHHPYGFPSYGLCHKKSDAAADAAKSAFWPGAKDSLYPAFSMFWPAAGGLPVPPYPGSPPALPPEPPGARQGELEPSDQSDRGSNPPKEPHLQQDSQSSLRSDEDKSGDETPQRKLNYVSAFRPVVKDAESIAKLYGNRDGYAVRPGYLSPDFISESSSYRSMSPDRDSVGDDEDDPDVDVESNRGQDEEESIRISPGRGHHDPPRLERVSEETQDVPRAAAAAAAAAPAPAAAPAPAPAPAPEDCAHPGSSDEDRHVHNGSPALEVYDKQRHVHLNEPPPLAAKQSSSRVMSSHHMAETQTNRNQDRQADGSLRIDISLHQRDLENVAKEELQKQLAEQVELRKKLEREFQHLKDNFQDQMKRELSYREEMVQQLHIVRAHDALHHFSCKMLSPRQCAGACSFKPPLLPP, encoded by the exons ATGGAGTCGATGTCCGGGCAGCTTCGCGATGCGGGACGAGACGCCAGCTCCTCCCCGAGTTTAAAGCAGGACGCGCAGAGTTTTTCCAGCTCCCTTAAAGCGAACCAAGTGAGTGAGACCTCCCTGTACGGGGTGCCCATCGTCTCTCTGGTCATCGACGGGAAGGAGAGACTCTGCCTGGCGCAGATTTCCAACACGCTGCTCAAAAACTACAGCTACAACGAGATCCACAACCGCCGCGTCGCTCTGGGCATCACGTGCGTGCAGTGCACCCCCgtccagctggagctgctgcgccGCGCCGGGGCCATGCCCATCTCCTCCCGGCGCTGCGGCATGATCACCAAGCGGGAGGCCGAGCGGCTGTGCAAGTCGTTCCTGGGGGCGCACAGCCCCCCGAAGCTGCCGGAAAACTTCGCATTCGACGTGTGTCACGAGTGCGCGTGGGGCTGCAGAGGCAGCTTCATACCGGCCAGATACAACAGCTCGAGGGCGAAGTGCATCAAATGCACCTTCTGCAACATGTACTTCTCCCCCAACAAATTCATTTTCCACTCACATCGCACGCCAGAATCCAAATATCTGCAGCCCGACGCGGCCAACTTCAACTCGTGGAGACGCCACCTGAAACTGACCGAAAAGAAGCCGTCAGAGGACATAAACCACGCGTGGGAAGACGTGAAGGCCATGTTCAACGggggcagcaggaagaggactCTGCCCATGAGCTCGGCACTGTCCTCCCCCACGAAGCCACAGGCCCCGGGGCGGCTGGCCCCAAGCCGCTCCCCCGAGCTCCCGCACAAGGCCCCGCGGTGCGACGACGCTGCGGGGAGTAACAGCGGGAACGTGGCGAGGGGCGCGCGCAGCTACCCGCTCATCCCGGTGCCCAGCAAGGGCTTCGGCGTGCTGCACAAGATCCCCCCGCCCCTGTTCCCCCACCACCCCTACGGCTTCCCCAGCTACGGCCTCTGCCACAAGAAGAGCGACGCTGCGGCGGACGCGGCCAAGAGCGCGTTCTGGCCCGGCGCGAAGGACAGCCTCTACCCCGCCTTCTCCATGTTCTGGCCCGCGGCCGGCGGCCTCCCCGTGCCCCCGTACCCCGGCTCTCCACCCGCACTGCCCCCGGAGCCGCCGGGCGCCCGGCAGGGCGAGCTCGAGCCGTCGGACCAAAGTGACCGAGGCTCGAACCCTCCCAAGGAGCcgcacctgcagcaggactCCCAGTCCTCCCTGAGGAGCGACGAGGACAAGTCTGGGGACGAGACGCCTCAACGGAAATTAAACTACGTTTCGGCCTTCAGACCTGTGGTCAAAGACGCGGAGAGCATCGCCAAACTGTACGGCAACCGGGACGGCTACGCCGTGCGCCCCGGATACCTGTCCCCGGACTTTATCAGCGAGAGCTCCAGTTACAGGTCCATGTCACCGGACAGGGACAGCGTGGGGGACGACGAGGACGACCCGGACGTGGATGTGGAGTCAAACCGGGGACAAGACGAGGAGGAGTCGATCCGGATCTCCCCGGGGAGAGGGCACCATGACCCCCCTCGGCTGGAGCGGGTCTCTGAGGAGACGCAGGACGTGCccagagcagcggcagcggcagcggcagcggcaccggcaccggcagcggcaccggcaccggcaccggcgccCGCACCGGAGGACTGCGCGCACCCTGGGTCATCAGATGAGGACAGACACGTGCACAACGGCTCCCCTGCTCTCGAA GTGTACGACAAGCAGCGGCACGTGCACCTGAACGAGCCTCCGCCGCTCGCGGCCAAACAATCCAGCAGCAGAGTCATGA GTTCACATCACATGGCTGAGACACAGACGAACCGCAACCAGGACAGACAAG ccgATGGATCTTTACGCATCGACATCAGTCTGCACCAAAGGGACCTGGAGAACGTGGCTAAAG AAGAACTGCAGAAGCAACTTGCAGAACAAGTGGAACTGAGGAAAAAGCTGGAGCGAGAATTCCAGCATCTAAAAG ataATTTCCAGGATCAAATGAAGCGGGAGTTGTCctacagggaggagatggttcagcagctgcacatTGTCCGAG CTCACGACGCTCTTCACCATTTCTCCTGCAAGATGCTGAGCCCTCGTCAGTGTGCCGGCGCCTGCAGCTTCAAGCCGCCCCTGCTGCCTCCGTAG
- the map2k5 gene encoding dual specificity mitogen-activated protein kinase kinase 5 isoform X2, whose amino-acid sequence MDTEAVVIRIKTPTGDMDSSVERPSLLNFTDLLVAIRDVMPEATVTAFEYEDEVGDRITVRSDEELKAMLSYYCNMVSEQRLNGLLPEPLQIFPRAGKTPGIRNIHGLKVNTRPNPANDCTQAVPDSMTNNSLKKSSAELKRILSNGQINAQDIQYQEQLGHGNGGTVYKAYHVLGRRVLAVKVIPLDITVELQKQIMSELEILYKCDSLYIITFFGAFFVENRISICTEFMDGGSLDVYKRIPEHVLGRITVAVVKGLTYLWSLKILHRDVKPSNMLVNTRGQVKLCDFGVSTQLALGMFPYPQIQKNQGSLMPLQLLQCIVDEDPPVLPVEQFSEKFVHFVTQCMRRQPKERPAPNNLMDHSFIIQYNDGNAEVVSMWVCRCLEERRAQQGRV is encoded by the exons ATGGACACCGAGGCCGTAGTGATCCGCATCAAGACGCCGACAGGAGACATGGACTCGTCCGTCGAGCGTCCGTCTCTGCTGAACTTCACGGACCTGCTG GTTGCAATCAGAGACGTCATGCCTGAAGCCACAGTCACAGCCTTTGAAT acgAGGATGAAGTAGGAGACAGAATCACTGTGAGAAGTGACGAAGAACTCAAAGCCATGTTGTCATAT TACTGCAACATGGTGAGCGAGCAGCGCCTGAACGGACTCCTGCCAGAACCTTTGCAAATCTTCCCCAGAG CCGGCAAGACTCCAGGGATCCGGAACATACATGGCCTGAAG GTTAATACAAGGCCCAACCCAGCCAACGACTGCACTCAAGCTGTGCCCGACTCAATGACCAACAACAG CCTAAAGAAATCGTCTGCTGAGCTAAAAAGAATCTTATCAAACGGACAG ATAAATGCACAAGACATCCAGTATCAGGAGCAGCTCGGTCATGGAAATGGTGGCACAGTTTAcaa AGCCTACCATGTTCTTGGCAGACGGGTTCTGGCTGTAAAG GTCATTCCCCTGGACATCACGGTGGAACTCCAGAAGCAGATTATGTCAGAATTAGAAATTCTCTACAAG TGTGATTCACTCTACATCATCACTTTCTTTGGTGCCTTTTTTGTTGAGAACAGGATTTCCATATGCACAGAATTCATGGACG gcGGTTCTCTGGATGTTTATAAGAGAATACCTGAGCATGTGCTTGGGAGGATCACAGTGGCT GTGGTCAAGGGTCTGACTTATCTTTGGAGTCTGAAGATACTTCACAGAG ATGTCAAGCCGTCCAATATGCTGGTGAACACCCGAGGACAAGTCAAGCTCTGTGACTTTGGCGTCAGCACACAG TTGGCGCTGGGCATGTTCCCCTATCCACAG ATTCAGAAGAACCAGGGGTCTTTAATG CCTCTCCAGTTACTGCAATGCATCGTTGATGAG GATCCTCCAGTTCTTCCCGTCGAGCAGTTCAGTGAGAAGTTTGTTCACTTCGTCACTCAGTG CATGAGGCGTCAGCCTAAGGAGCGACCGGCCCCCAACAACCTCATG GATCATTCCTTCATCATCCAGTACAACGACGGCAACGCAGAGGTGGTGTCCATGTGGGTCTGTCGCTGCCTGGAGGAGAGACGGGCTCAGCAGGGTCGCGTCTGA
- the map2k5 gene encoding dual specificity mitogen-activated protein kinase kinase 5 isoform X3: MVSEQRLNGLLPEPLQIFPRAGKTPGIRNIHGLKVNTRPNPANDCTQAVPDSMTNNSLKKSSAELKRILSNGQINAQDIQYQEQLGHGNGGTVYKAYHVLGRRVLAVKVIPLDITVELQKQIMSELEILYKCDSLYIITFFGAFFVENRISICTEFMDGGSLDVYKRIPEHVLGRITVAVVKGLTYLWSLKILHRDVKPSNMLVNTRGQVKLCDFGVSTQLVNSIAKTYVGTNAYMAPERISGEQYGIHADVWSVGISFMELALGMFPYPQIQKNQGSLMPLQLLQCIVDEDPPVLPVEQFSEKFVHFVTQCMRRQPKERPAPNNLMDHSFIIQYNDGNAEVVSMWVCRCLEERRAQQGRV; this comes from the exons ATGGTGAGCGAGCAGCGCCTGAACGGACTCCTGCCAGAACCTTTGCAAATCTTCCCCAGAG CCGGCAAGACTCCAGGGATCCGGAACATACATGGCCTGAAG GTTAATACAAGGCCCAACCCAGCCAACGACTGCACTCAAGCTGTGCCCGACTCAATGACCAACAACAG CCTAAAGAAATCGTCTGCTGAGCTAAAAAGAATCTTATCAAACGGACAG ATAAATGCACAAGACATCCAGTATCAGGAGCAGCTCGGTCATGGAAATGGTGGCACAGTTTAcaa AGCCTACCATGTTCTTGGCAGACGGGTTCTGGCTGTAAAG GTCATTCCCCTGGACATCACGGTGGAACTCCAGAAGCAGATTATGTCAGAATTAGAAATTCTCTACAAG TGTGATTCACTCTACATCATCACTTTCTTTGGTGCCTTTTTTGTTGAGAACAGGATTTCCATATGCACAGAATTCATGGACG gcGGTTCTCTGGATGTTTATAAGAGAATACCTGAGCATGTGCTTGGGAGGATCACAGTGGCT GTGGTCAAGGGTCTGACTTATCTTTGGAGTCTGAAGATACTTCACAGAG ATGTCAAGCCGTCCAATATGCTGGTGAACACCCGAGGACAAGTCAAGCTCTGTGACTTTGGCGTCAGCACACAG TTGGTGAATTCTATTGCCAAAACATATGTGGGCACTAACGCATACATGGCG CCTGAGAGGATATCAGGAGAGCAGTACGGAATCCATGCCGATGTCTGGAGTGTGGGAATCTCTTTCATGGAG TTGGCGCTGGGCATGTTCCCCTATCCACAG ATTCAGAAGAACCAGGGGTCTTTAATG CCTCTCCAGTTACTGCAATGCATCGTTGATGAG GATCCTCCAGTTCTTCCCGTCGAGCAGTTCAGTGAGAAGTTTGTTCACTTCGTCACTCAGTG CATGAGGCGTCAGCCTAAGGAGCGACCGGCCCCCAACAACCTCATG GATCATTCCTTCATCATCCAGTACAACGACGGCAACGCAGAGGTGGTGTCCATGTGGGTCTGTCGCTGCCTGGAGGAGAGACGGGCTCAGCAGGGTCGCGTCTGA
- the skor1a gene encoding SKI family transcriptional corepressor 1a isoform X1, whose translation MESMSGQLRDAGRDASSSPSLKQDAQSFSSSLKANQVSETSLYGVPIVSLVIDGKERLCLAQISNTLLKNYSYNEIHNRRVALGITCVQCTPVQLELLRRAGAMPISSRRCGMITKREAERLCKSFLGAHSPPKLPENFAFDVCHECAWGCRGSFIPARYNSSRAKCIKCTFCNMYFSPNKFIFHSHRTPESKYLQPDAANFNSWRRHLKLTEKKPSEDINHAWEDVKAMFNGGSRKRTLPMSSALSSPTKPQAPGRLAPSRSPELPHKAPRCDDAAGSNSGNVARGARSYPLIPVPSKGFGVLHKIPPPLFPHHPYGFPSYGLCHKKSDAAADAAKSAFWPGAKDSLYPAFSMFWPAAGGLPVPPYPGSPPALPPEPPGARQGELEPSDQSDRGSNPPKEPHLQQDSQSSLRSDEDKSGDETPQRKLNYVSAFRPVVKDAESIAKLYGNRDGYAVRPGYLSPDFISESSSYRSMSPDRDSVGDDEDDPDVDVESNRGQDEEESIRISPGRGHHDPPRLERVSEETQDVPRAAAAAAAAAPAPAAAPAPAPAPAPEDCAHPGSSDEDRHVHNGSPALEVYDKQRHVHLNEPPPLAAKQSSSRVMSSHHMAETQTNRNQDRQADGSLRIDISLHQRDLENVAKEELQKQLAEQVELRKKLEREFQHLKDNFQDQMKRELSYREEMVQQLHIVRGRCLLCKADADQSGKAHDALHHFSCKMLSPRQCAGACSFKPPLLPP comes from the exons ATGGAGTCGATGTCCGGGCAGCTTCGCGATGCGGGACGAGACGCCAGCTCCTCCCCGAGTTTAAAGCAGGACGCGCAGAGTTTTTCCAGCTCCCTTAAAGCGAACCAAGTGAGTGAGACCTCCCTGTACGGGGTGCCCATCGTCTCTCTGGTCATCGACGGGAAGGAGAGACTCTGCCTGGCGCAGATTTCCAACACGCTGCTCAAAAACTACAGCTACAACGAGATCCACAACCGCCGCGTCGCTCTGGGCATCACGTGCGTGCAGTGCACCCCCgtccagctggagctgctgcgccGCGCCGGGGCCATGCCCATCTCCTCCCGGCGCTGCGGCATGATCACCAAGCGGGAGGCCGAGCGGCTGTGCAAGTCGTTCCTGGGGGCGCACAGCCCCCCGAAGCTGCCGGAAAACTTCGCATTCGACGTGTGTCACGAGTGCGCGTGGGGCTGCAGAGGCAGCTTCATACCGGCCAGATACAACAGCTCGAGGGCGAAGTGCATCAAATGCACCTTCTGCAACATGTACTTCTCCCCCAACAAATTCATTTTCCACTCACATCGCACGCCAGAATCCAAATATCTGCAGCCCGACGCGGCCAACTTCAACTCGTGGAGACGCCACCTGAAACTGACCGAAAAGAAGCCGTCAGAGGACATAAACCACGCGTGGGAAGACGTGAAGGCCATGTTCAACGggggcagcaggaagaggactCTGCCCATGAGCTCGGCACTGTCCTCCCCCACGAAGCCACAGGCCCCGGGGCGGCTGGCCCCAAGCCGCTCCCCCGAGCTCCCGCACAAGGCCCCGCGGTGCGACGACGCTGCGGGGAGTAACAGCGGGAACGTGGCGAGGGGCGCGCGCAGCTACCCGCTCATCCCGGTGCCCAGCAAGGGCTTCGGCGTGCTGCACAAGATCCCCCCGCCCCTGTTCCCCCACCACCCCTACGGCTTCCCCAGCTACGGCCTCTGCCACAAGAAGAGCGACGCTGCGGCGGACGCGGCCAAGAGCGCGTTCTGGCCCGGCGCGAAGGACAGCCTCTACCCCGCCTTCTCCATGTTCTGGCCCGCGGCCGGCGGCCTCCCCGTGCCCCCGTACCCCGGCTCTCCACCCGCACTGCCCCCGGAGCCGCCGGGCGCCCGGCAGGGCGAGCTCGAGCCGTCGGACCAAAGTGACCGAGGCTCGAACCCTCCCAAGGAGCcgcacctgcagcaggactCCCAGTCCTCCCTGAGGAGCGACGAGGACAAGTCTGGGGACGAGACGCCTCAACGGAAATTAAACTACGTTTCGGCCTTCAGACCTGTGGTCAAAGACGCGGAGAGCATCGCCAAACTGTACGGCAACCGGGACGGCTACGCCGTGCGCCCCGGATACCTGTCCCCGGACTTTATCAGCGAGAGCTCCAGTTACAGGTCCATGTCACCGGACAGGGACAGCGTGGGGGACGACGAGGACGACCCGGACGTGGATGTGGAGTCAAACCGGGGACAAGACGAGGAGGAGTCGATCCGGATCTCCCCGGGGAGAGGGCACCATGACCCCCCTCGGCTGGAGCGGGTCTCTGAGGAGACGCAGGACGTGCccagagcagcggcagcggcagcggcagcggcaccggcaccggcagcggcaccggcaccggcaccggcgccCGCACCGGAGGACTGCGCGCACCCTGGGTCATCAGATGAGGACAGACACGTGCACAACGGCTCCCCTGCTCTCGAA GTGTACGACAAGCAGCGGCACGTGCACCTGAACGAGCCTCCGCCGCTCGCGGCCAAACAATCCAGCAGCAGAGTCATGA GTTCACATCACATGGCTGAGACACAGACGAACCGCAACCAGGACAGACAAG ccgATGGATCTTTACGCATCGACATCAGTCTGCACCAAAGGGACCTGGAGAACGTGGCTAAAG AAGAACTGCAGAAGCAACTTGCAGAACAAGTGGAACTGAGGAAAAAGCTGGAGCGAGAATTCCAGCATCTAAAAG ataATTTCCAGGATCAAATGAAGCGGGAGTTGTCctacagggaggagatggttcagcagctgcacatTGTCCGAGGTCGGTGTCTCCTCTGCAAAGCAGATGCAGATCAAAGTGGAAAAG CTCACGACGCTCTTCACCATTTCTCCTGCAAGATGCTGAGCCCTCGTCAGTGTGCCGGCGCCTGCAGCTTCAAGCCGCCCCTGCTGCCTCCGTAG
- the map2k5 gene encoding dual specificity mitogen-activated protein kinase kinase 5 isoform X1, which produces MDTEAVVIRIKTPTGDMDSSVERPSLLNFTDLLVAIRDVMPEATVTAFEYEDEVGDRITVRSDEELKAMLSYYCNMVSEQRLNGLLPEPLQIFPRAGKTPGIRNIHGLKVNTRPNPANDCTQAVPDSMTNNSLKKSSAELKRILSNGQINAQDIQYQEQLGHGNGGTVYKAYHVLGRRVLAVKVIPLDITVELQKQIMSELEILYKCDSLYIITFFGAFFVENRISICTEFMDGGSLDVYKRIPEHVLGRITVAVVKGLTYLWSLKILHRDVKPSNMLVNTRGQVKLCDFGVSTQLVNSIAKTYVGTNAYMAPERISGEQYGIHADVWSVGISFMELALGMFPYPQIQKNQGSLMPLQLLQCIVDEDPPVLPVEQFSEKFVHFVTQCMRRQPKERPAPNNLMDHSFIIQYNDGNAEVVSMWVCRCLEERRAQQGRV; this is translated from the exons ATGGACACCGAGGCCGTAGTGATCCGCATCAAGACGCCGACAGGAGACATGGACTCGTCCGTCGAGCGTCCGTCTCTGCTGAACTTCACGGACCTGCTG GTTGCAATCAGAGACGTCATGCCTGAAGCCACAGTCACAGCCTTTGAAT acgAGGATGAAGTAGGAGACAGAATCACTGTGAGAAGTGACGAAGAACTCAAAGCCATGTTGTCATAT TACTGCAACATGGTGAGCGAGCAGCGCCTGAACGGACTCCTGCCAGAACCTTTGCAAATCTTCCCCAGAG CCGGCAAGACTCCAGGGATCCGGAACATACATGGCCTGAAG GTTAATACAAGGCCCAACCCAGCCAACGACTGCACTCAAGCTGTGCCCGACTCAATGACCAACAACAG CCTAAAGAAATCGTCTGCTGAGCTAAAAAGAATCTTATCAAACGGACAG ATAAATGCACAAGACATCCAGTATCAGGAGCAGCTCGGTCATGGAAATGGTGGCACAGTTTAcaa AGCCTACCATGTTCTTGGCAGACGGGTTCTGGCTGTAAAG GTCATTCCCCTGGACATCACGGTGGAACTCCAGAAGCAGATTATGTCAGAATTAGAAATTCTCTACAAG TGTGATTCACTCTACATCATCACTTTCTTTGGTGCCTTTTTTGTTGAGAACAGGATTTCCATATGCACAGAATTCATGGACG gcGGTTCTCTGGATGTTTATAAGAGAATACCTGAGCATGTGCTTGGGAGGATCACAGTGGCT GTGGTCAAGGGTCTGACTTATCTTTGGAGTCTGAAGATACTTCACAGAG ATGTCAAGCCGTCCAATATGCTGGTGAACACCCGAGGACAAGTCAAGCTCTGTGACTTTGGCGTCAGCACACAG TTGGTGAATTCTATTGCCAAAACATATGTGGGCACTAACGCATACATGGCG CCTGAGAGGATATCAGGAGAGCAGTACGGAATCCATGCCGATGTCTGGAGTGTGGGAATCTCTTTCATGGAG TTGGCGCTGGGCATGTTCCCCTATCCACAG ATTCAGAAGAACCAGGGGTCTTTAATG CCTCTCCAGTTACTGCAATGCATCGTTGATGAG GATCCTCCAGTTCTTCCCGTCGAGCAGTTCAGTGAGAAGTTTGTTCACTTCGTCACTCAGTG CATGAGGCGTCAGCCTAAGGAGCGACCGGCCCCCAACAACCTCATG GATCATTCCTTCATCATCCAGTACAACGACGGCAACGCAGAGGTGGTGTCCATGTGGGTCTGTCGCTGCCTGGAGGAGAGACGGGCTCAGCAGGGTCGCGTCTGA